The region GGCCGCAATTTCTCGTCTCGGCCAGCCCGCGCCCGGGCATGATCTACGATTATTCGGGCTTTCCGCCGCACACCTACCAGATCCAGTACCCGGCGCCCGGCGCGCCGGAACTGGCGGCGCAAGTGAAACAGTTGCTGGACGGGGCCGGCCATCCGGCGCGCCTCGACCACGAGCGGGGTTTCGACCATGGCACTTTCAGCGCCCTGTTCCCCATCTATCCGCAGGCGGACATGCCGCTGGTGCAGCTGTCGCTGAAACACGGCTACGATCCGCTCACGCACGTCGAGGTGGGCCGCGCGCTGGCCAGCCTGCGCCGCCAGGGCGTGCTGATACTCGGCAGTGGCCTCAGTTACCATAACCTGCGCCAGTTCGGCCAGGCAGGCGCCGTCGCCTCGCACCAGTTCGACGCCTGGCTGCGCCAGACCATGGCCTTGCCGCCGCAGCAGCGGCTGGCACAGTTGCTGGCCTGGGACCAGGCGCCGGGCGCGCGCCAGGCCCATCCGCAGGAAGACCATCTGCTGCCCCTGATGGTGGCGCTGGGCGCGGCCGAACAGGAAGCGGCGCACGTGGCCTACCACGAGGAGGATTTCTTTGGAGCATTAGCTGTCACCAGCTTCCGCTTCGGGGAAGGCGCCGCCGCATAAAAAAAGCGCCGCGACATTCCTGTCGCGGCGCTTTTTGCATGCTGAGGCGGTAACTTACGTGCCGCGCTTGCCCCGCGCCGCATTCCTGGCCTTCTCGGCGGCGATCTCCGCCGCCTTCGCCGCTTTTTCCGCCATCTCGGCCGCGTGCTGGGCCAGCAGGGCCGCGCGCGTGTCCGGCGTTTCCAGCGAGATACGGCCCAGGATACCGCTGCGGTAGTCGAGCAGCAGGGTGTGCGAAGCCTTCTCGAAATCGTAGTCGCCGCCCTTGATGCGGAAGCCGCGCTTGGCGGCGATGCCTTCGACCACGCCGATGGCGTCGACTTCATCGACCTTGGTGCCGTAGCGGGCCGCCAGCAAGTCCGGGTAACGCTTGAGCAATTCCTCGGCCAGGAAGACGGCCACTTCTTCTTCGATCAGCGCATTCGAGCCGATGGCGTGGCTGGCCGCCAGCATCAGGCCATCGCTGGGGATGGCGATCTTCGGCCACAGCATGCCGGGCGTATCGACGAGGATGGTGTTCTTGTCCAGATACAATTTCTGCTGCATCTTCGTCACGGCCGGCTCGTCGCCCACCTTGGCCACGCGCTTTTTCAGCAGCGCATTCATCAGCGTCGACTTGCCCACGTTGGGGATGCCCATGATCATGATGCGCAGCGGCTTCGTCGGCACGCCACGGTGCGGCGCCAGCGACTTGGCCAGCTCCGGAATGCGCGCCACGTCGCCCGGCTTCTTGGTCGTCATCGCATACGCGGTCACGCCTTCCTGGGCATTGAAATAGGCGACCCAGGCGGCCGTCGCGGCAGGATCGGCCAGGTCGGTCTTGTTGAGGATTTTCAGGCAGGGGCGCTGGCGGAACAGGCGCAGCTCGTCCACCATGGGATTGCAGCTGGCTGCCGGCAGGCGCGCGTCCACCACTTCAATCACCAGATCGGTGTTTTCCATGGTCTCGGCCGCTTTCTTGCGGGCCGCGTTCATGTGTCCTGGGTACCATTGTATCGCCATGCTCTTGCTTTCAAAATCGTTCGGTCAATCCGCTATTTTACGTGGTTGCCGCCGCAGCGTCCCGTTTTCTACCGGCAAGGGCTGGCGTGCGACACGAACGAGACAATTGGTGATAATTTGTCAGTTACATGAATGATAAGATCCGCCATTCGGCCATCGGGGCCGGCTACTTTCCATCGCACACTACACCGGGCGCGCTTTCCATGCATTTTTCCCGCTTTTCCCTGTTCGCCACCCTCGCCGCCTGCCTGCTGCCCGCCATGGCCCAGGAGCAACCAGTCCCCCCAGGCGACGCCGTGAACCGGGAAATGCAGCAGATCGTCGACGTGCAGAGCACGCGCGATCCCGACCTGCGCCCCTACCGCACCATGCTCAGGGGACTCGACGCGTATGCCGACCACCTGCGCCTGGCGCCGGCCGCGCCGCTGCGCTTCATGCTGCTGCCCGCCACGCCCGCGGCCAGGCTCGACGGCGTGACCCTGCACCTGTCGGCCGACAACCTGTCGATTCCCATCCCGCTGGCGCCGGACGGCAGCTTCATCCTGGCGCGCGACAAGACGGCCTACGATGCGAATGCCGACCTGGTCAGCAACAAGAAGCGCGCCAGCCTGCGCTGGCGGCCAGACATCCATACGCCGGGCCTGCCCGACAACGTGCGCCGCCTGGGCGACTTGCGCCTCGAATGCGAAATCCGCTGGGCCGTGGAACAGGACCAGCTGTCGTTTGTCACGCGCAACCTGTTCAAGCTGGCGGGCGGGCCCTGCCACTCGTCGCTGATCCACGTGCCGTTTCCCGTGGCGCGCGCGCTCGTCGCCGTGCAGGCCACCTCGGGCGAACGCGCGGCGCAGATCCGCGTCACGGACGACCACCTGCGCTACGTGCCGCCGCTGCATGACCAGAGCTGGAGCGACGATACCCTGCTGACCTTGACATACGCGAGCGATGCCAGGGTCGCCGGCGCCGCCCCGGCAACGGCCGCTCCACCCCAATAAGCCTGGCATGCCGTGCACACGCGTGCAGGGGGAAAGCACGTCAAATATTTCCACATAGATTTTTATATTTACTAAAAGCAACAAAAAAGTGTGCTTTAATATCGCCTCTTAAATGAAAAGCAATTATTTTCCAGGCTGGCGCCCAGCGGCGCGCGGGAAAATCAGCAATGGGGAATCGGCAATATGATGATGGAACACACTGGCGTGGCGCCAGCGGCACAGACGGAACCCGAACGTGCCGGCTTGCGCGTCCGCCCGGGCAAAGTGGCCAAGCGCGCGCCGCGCAATGGCAGCATCCTGCAGTTGAAGAAGGAGTGCCGCCAGCTGCAGCTGCATGTGGCGGCACTGGAAGAACGCCTGAAACGCCAGAGCGCCGACAGCTATGGCCTGCAAATGCTGTATGACCAGCTGGTCAATGAAATCAAGCACCACCGCGACATGCTGCAACTCGACAGTTTCGACGCGGAAAAATCGTCAGGCGTCTACACGCAAGCCTGGCGCCACTTCATGGCCGGCGACGCGCTCGACTACCAGACGCACCGCCACACCAATTCGCGCAGCCGCCCGAGCCTGCTGTAGCTACAGTTCCGCCAGCGCCTTCACGTGCGCCGCCACGCTGCGGCCCAGCGACGACAGGTTGTAGCCCCCTTCGAGGCAGCTGACGATGCGGCCCTGGCCATACTGGCTGGCCACCGCCATCATTTGCTGCGTCATCCACGTGTAGTCGGCTTCCACCAGGCCCATGCCACCGACGTCGTCTTCGCGGTGCGCATCGAAACCGGCGGAAATGAAGATCATCTGCGGCCGCTGCCGGTGCAGCGCCGGCAGCCAGTGGTCGAGCACGAGCTGGCGCACGACGTCGCCTTTCGAGCGGGCCGGCACGGGCACGTTGACGCGCGTATCCGTGTAGGACTCGACATCGCTGTACGGGTAAAACGGGTGCTGGAAGAAGCTGACCATCAGGATGCGCGGGTCGTGCGCCACGGATTCGGCCGTGCCATTGCCATGATGCACGTCAAAGTCGACGATGGCGACGCGCTCGAGCCCGCGCACGTCGAGTGCATGCTTGGCGGCGATGGCCACGTTATTGAACAGGCAGAAACCCATCGGTTCGCTGGGCCGCGCATGGTGGCCGGGCGGGCGGATCGAGCAGAAGGCGTTGCTGATCTCGCCATCGATGACGGCGTCCGTGGCAGCCACGGCCGAGCCGGCTGCGGCCAGCGCCGCGTTGTAGCTGTGCGCGTTGAGCAGGGTGTCGCCATCGAGCGGATAGTAATCGCCGGCCGGCGGCACGTTGTCGCGCACCAGGCCGATGGCTGTGGCGCTGTGATTGCGCTCGATGTCGGACAATTGCGCGCGCACGCCATCGCGGTGCTCGACCAGGTCGCTGATGTGCGCGAGGATCAGTTGATCGTTGATGGCCTGCAAGCGGGCCGGCGATTCGGGATGCCAGTCGCCCATCTCGTGGCGCTGGCAATCAGGGTGGGTATAAATGGCTGTGCTCATGCGCTGTACTGGTTACCTCTGTCTCTGCTCTCTATCCATACCGGGAACGCGCGCCGGATATACTGCCGATCATTCCTGCCTGCCCGGCGCGTTCTCGCATAAAATCACTGGCTGGTCTGTGCCGTCCTTGCATCATAGCGAATCTACCACGGGCGCGCAGGTGGCGGGCGGCGCCGTTTGATCTGGCCAAAGCGATTGTAAATTAAATAATCCCGTGTATTGTGATAGAAATAGCATGTTTTCGAAAATACATCAGGCCGCGCGCCAGATCGGCGACGTTCTCGTCGGCAAAGACTTGCAGATCCGCCAGACCCTCGCCTGCGTGCTGGCCGGCGGCCACCTGCTGATCGAAGACGTGCCCGGCGTCGGCAAGACGACCCTGGCGCATGCGCTGGCCATCTCGCTGGGCCTGCAATGGAAGCGCCAGCAATTCACCAGCGACCTGCTGCCGGCCGACGTGGCCGGCATGAGCGTGTACGACCGCGGCAGCGCCAGTTTCATCTTCCACCCCGGCCCCCTGTTTACGCAAGTGCTGCTGGCCGACGAAATCAACCGCGCCACGCCGAAGACGCAGTCCGGCCTGCTCGAAGCGATGGAAGAGCGGCAAGTGAGCCTCGATGGCGTCACGCGCGCGCTGCCGCAGCCGTTTTTCGTCATCGCCACGCAAAACTGCGCGCACCAGCTGGGCACCTTCCCCCTGCCCGAATCGCAGCTCGACCGTTTCCTCATGTGCGTCACCCTGGGCTATCCCGACGCGGCCGCCGAGCGGGCCCTGCTGCTGGGCGCCGACCGCCGCGCCATGCTGCAAACCTTGCCGGCCGTGATGAGCGCGGATGAACTGTTGCAGGCGCAGGCGGCCTTGCGCGCCATCCACGTGTCCGCCGCCGTCGTCGATTACGTGCTGGCCCTCGTGCAGGCGACGCGCGCGCCGGGCGCCTTCGCCGACGGTCTCAGCCCGCGCGCCGCGCTGGCCCTGCTTCAGGCGGCACGCGCCTGGGCCGCGCTGGCGGGGCGCGACCATGTCACGCCCGACGATGTGCAAGCGATGCTGCTGCCCGTCTGCACCCACCGGCTGCGCGCCGCGCAAGGGGCGACGGATAGCCGCGCCCTGCTGCAGCAATTAATGTTAAGCACTCCCGTCTGAACGGCATGCGCTTGCGCAAGATCACCTGGCTGCCGGCCCGCCCCTGGCTCGGCGCGCAGCGCGTGCACATCCGTCCGTCGCGCGCGGGACTGGCGTTTGCCGCGCTGCTGCTGGCGCTGTGGATCGCCGCCGTCAATTACCACCTGGGCCTGGGCTACGCGCTCACCTACTTCGCGGCCGCCTGCGCCATCGCCGACATGCTGTTTGCCAGCCGCAACCTGGCGGGACTGGCGCTGGCGGCCGCGCCGGGCCCGTCCGTGTTCGCGGGCGGCCACGCCTCGTTCAGCTTGCGCCTGATCAACCGCAGCCCCCGCGCGCGCCATGCGCTGCGCGTCGAGGTGGCAGGCTCCGCTGCCACGCCGCAGCTGGCCGCGCCACTGGCGGATATCGCCGTCCACGCGGAAACAACCGTCACCATCGGCGCCGCGGCGCCGCAACGGGGCTGGCTCGCCGCCCCGCCCGTGCGCCTGTCGTGCAACTTTCCGCTGGGCCTGTTTTACGCCTGGTGCCATTGGCAGCCTGAAGCCCGCGTGCTCGTGTATCCGCGCCCTGAGGCGGCTGCGCCGCCGCTGCCCTTGCCCGCTGGCATGGCGCAGATGGCAAGTCAGCAAGCCAGCGCGACCGGCGGAACCCTGGAACTGGCCGGCGTGCGCGCCTACCAGCCCGGCGATCCGCTGCAGCGCCTGGCCTGGCGCCAGATCGCCCGCCATGACGGCGAGCATCTATTCAGCAAGCAATTCCAGCCTGCCGCCGACGCGCGCACGGGCGCAGCCCAGGGCCGCATCGTGCTCGAGCATGCCGCACTGACGGCCTTGCCGCCGGAAGCGCGCCTGTCGCGCCTGGCCGCCTGGGTGCTGGAAGCGGAACGCCGCAACCTGCCGTATGGCTTGCGCCTGGGGGCGCTGGACCTGGCGCCGGACCTGGGCGCCAGCCACCGCGACGCCTGCCTGCGCGCGCTGGCCCTGCACGACTTGCCCGCCAGCCAGGCGGCGCCATGAGGCGCTGGCTGACAAGCTTGCCGCGCGACAAGGCCGACATCCTGCTCCTGCTGCTGGCGGCCGCCATGGTGCTGGCGCCGCACGCGCGGCACCTGCCGCCGTGGCTGTCGCTGGCCATGGCCGCCCCCCTGCTGTGGCGCGCCGCCATCACCGTGCGCGGCACGCGCCAGCCGCGGCTAGCCCTGCTCCTGCCGCTGGCCCTGCTGGGCATCGCCGGCGTCCACGCCAGCTATGGCACCTTGCTGGGGCGCGATGCGGGCGTGGCCATGCTGGCCTTGCTGCTGGCCCTGAAATCGCTGGAAATGCATGGCCGGCGCGACATCTTCGTGTTTGTCTTCCTCAGTTTCTTCCTGTTATTGGCCAATTTTTTCCATGCGCAAGGCATCCTCAGCGCCGCCTGGATGCTGGCCACCGTCATCGTGCTGCTGGCCGCCCTGCTGTCGGCCCAGTACGGCGCCGTGCAGCCACGGCTGTGGCAAAGGCTGCGCTTGCTCGGCCGCATGCTGGCGCTGGCCATTCCCCTGTCGGCCCTGCTGTTCTTCGTCGTGCCGCGTCCCGGCGGCCCCCTGTGGGGGGCGCCGCACGAGGGCGCGCAGGCGCGCACGGGCTTGTCGGACAGCATGCAGCCGGGCGCCATCGCCTCGCTGGCCCTGTCGGGCGAGCCCGTCTTCACGGCCCGCTTCAGCACGCCGATCCCGGCGCAGGAGCAGTTATATTGGCGCGGCGTCGTGCTGGGCGACTACGACGGCGCCACCTGGACGCGCAGCGGCGCCGGCCAGGCCACCCGCCGCGGCCAGGTGATCGACGGCAGGATAGACATCGCGCTCGATGGCCCGCCCAGCAACTACGACATCACCTTGCAAGCCAGTGGCCAGCGGCGCATCTTCGCGCTAGACGTGCCGCGCAGCATCGAACGCCTGCCCGGCAATCCCTATGTCGTCTCGCCCGCGCTGGAAGTGCTGACGGTGCAGCCAATTACTTCGACCGTCCGCTACCGCGCCAGTTCCATGCTCAGCTACCGCCTGCAGGCGGGCCTGTCCACGGCACAACAGCAGCCATGGCTGGCCTTGCCCGCCGGCAGCAACCCGCGCAGCGTGGCCTGGGCCCGCGCCTTGCGCGGCCAGAGCGCACAGGCGCTGGCGCCCGAGGCGGCCATCGCCGCCGTGCTCGGTCATTTCCGCCACGCACCGTTCCGCTACACCCTGCAACCGCCGCTGCTGGGCAAGGATGGCGTCGATGACTTCCTGTTTCGCACGCAGGCGGGCTTTTGCGAACATTACGCGGGCAGCTTTGTCGTGCTGATGCGCGCCATGGGCATTCCCGCGCGCGTCGTCACCGGCTACCAGGGCGGCACGCGCGATGCGGCGGAGGCCGGCGCCGGCACCAGCCTGACGGTGCGCCAGTCCGACGCCCATGCGTGGAGCGAAGTGTGGCTGGCGGGCCGGGGCTGGGTGCGCGTCGATCCCACCAGCGCCGTCGCCCCGCTGCGCACCGAGCGCAACCTGGACGCGGCCCTGCCGCCCGCCCCCGCGCCGCTGGCGGCCTGGCGCGCGCTGGTCGGCCTCGACGGGGGCGCCGGCGCCGCCATCGCCGCATGGCGCCAGCAATGGCAGCAAGCCGAGCAGGCGTGGAGCAGCTGGGTGCTCGACTACACGCCGCAACGCCAGCGCGCCATGCTCGACGGCGTGAAGAACATGCCGGCGCAGCGCATCGCACTGGCCTGCGCCGTGCTGGCCCTGCTGGCGGCGCTGGGCGGCGGACTGCTACACTGGCGGCAACAGCGGCGGGGCGACCCGCTCGACGCCCTGTACGCGCGCTTTTGCCGGCAGCAGGCGCGACGCGGCTACAGCCGTGCGCCGCACGAGGGGCCGCACGGTTATGCTGCGCGCCTGGCTGCCGGCTCCGCCACCCCCGAGACGCACGCCGCCATCGCGCGCTTTCTGGCAATCTATGCCGCGATGAAGTATGGTAATGCCAGCCCAGACGAACAACTCCGCGCGCGGCGCAGCTTGCGCAGCCTGTTAACCCAAAGCCGATGAGACGCTCCTTGTTACCGATCAAATACCCCGCCCTGTCCCTGCTCCTCTCCCTTCCCCTGTGCATGGCAAGCGCGCACGCGGGTGAAAACAGCAATATTTCAGCCGCCGACCGCGCCCGCGCCGTGCGCGCGGCCAAGGCCCAACCCGTCAAGAAGGCGACGCTCAAGCCGGCAGCGAAGAAGGCGCCGGCGAAATTCGACTTCGAAGGTGAATTTGTCGACTATGCCAACTGGAAGGAAGTACGCGCCTTCCTCGACGAGATGGCCGCCAAGCATGGCTTTGACCGCGCCGAACTCGACACCCTGATCGGCAAGGTGCGCTATGTGGAATCGACGGTGCAGCTGATGAAGCCGGCGCCCCCGGGCAAGCCGAAGAACTGGCAAGCGTACAGCGCCCGCTTCATCGAACCGGTGCGCATCAATGCGGGCGTGAAATTCTGGGAAGAAAACGCGGAAGCGCTGGGCCGCGCCGAGCGCGAATATGGCGTGCCGGCCGAGATCATCGTCGGCATCATCGGCGTGGAAACCGTGTATGGCCGCAACACGGGCCGCTTCCGCGTGCTCGATGCGCTGACCACGCTGGCGTTTTCCTATCCGGAAAGCCCAACGCGGGCCGCGCGCATGGCATTTTTCAAGGGCGAGCTGGAAAACGCGCTGCTGTTCGCGCGCAAGGATGGCATCGATCCGCTGACCCTGCTCGGCTCGTATGCGGGTGCCATCGGCCTGCCCCAGTTCATGCCTAGCAGCATCATGAAATATGCGGTGGACTTCGATGGCGATAGTCACATCGACTTGCGCAATTCGACGGCCGACGCCATCGGCAGCGTGGCGCACTTCCTCGTCGAACACGGCTGGCGCCGCGACGATCCGGCCATCAGCGTGTATCCGGTCAACGTTTCGCCCAACCGCGCCTGGGAACAGTTCATCGGCCAGGGCTTGCAGGCGAAGTACCGTCTGGACGAGCTGCAGGCGGCCGGCGTCAGCGTCGTATCGCCCGTGCCACAAAACATGCTGTTCGGCTTGATCGACTTGCAAAATGGCTCAGAAGCAACTGAGTATAGCTTGGCAACCAATAACTTCTTTGCTATAACTCAGTACAACAGAAGTTATTTTTATGCCATGTCAGTAATCGACCTGGGCAAGGCTATCAGTCAAGTGCGCGCACGCTAACCGAAAGTCAGTGTAAAGTTGTAATATTACTTGTAAGAAAGCGTAAGCGATGTTGAAGCGACCGGCAAACACGTCTATGGTGGAGTCGATAACATCGTGCCAGCCTCGCTCGCCAGCCTGTTGTGCGGCACGGGATACAGAAATGGTTTTATACTTAACTTTTGTCAAAGTACAATTTTTGTTCTATCATAGAGCAATAATAAAGAATAAATAGGTGTTGCAGCAAGACAACGCCGATTCTGTACCAAGCAAGATTGCAGTGCTTTCCAGCCTGAAATTGAATCCTGCTGTACAATTGTGTATATATTATGAAAAACTGTCTCCCGGATCGTACCGTGTGTGAATTTGTTCCTTTTAGTAAAGAATGAACATGAACGCAGCAAGAGCGAGCTCCGAGTGTTTTTTACTTTGCAGTGCAACTACAGAAGGAACAACAACATCATGACAAACCAAGTCGGCATTGATATGAACAGCGATTCGGACTCCGACGATCTGCTTCAGTACAACCCAAACAGATTGCTCGATACCCTGATCGAAAACCTGCGCCTGAAAAACGACGCAGCCCTGTCGCGCGCACTGGAAGTCGCGCCACCAGTCATCAGCAAAATCCGCCACCACCGCCTGCCGGTCGGCGCATCGCTGCTGATACGCATGCATGAAGTCAGCGACCTGAGCATCCGTGACCTGCGTTACCTGATGGGTGACCGCCGCAACAAATTCCGCATCAGCGACAAGCAATTCAAGCCAAAAGAAGGCGAAACGCCACAAGGCTGATCCTGCCAGTTATGCAGGTTTTCCCTCCCCGCCATGGGGAGGGGGTAGTTTTCAGCAGTTCTCCGGCCGTCCTGGCCACAGTATATTTCCACCTACCACCGTATTTTCCAAGCTGCATCGACGCCCGCCTACGCCGTCGCAAGGGGCAGTGATCTGCGGCCAAGAAGCGCAACCGTGCTCCAGCACGGTGAGCATCGCAGGCCGCAAAGCGCGCCGCGCAGCAGCCGGCCTCCGCTATCAGGCAGGAAAGACGCCGGTCGACAGATAGCGGTCGCCGCGGTCGCAGACGACAAACACGATCGTCGCATTTTCCACCGTCTGCGAAATGCGCAGCGCGATTTCGCATGCGCCAGCCGCGGAGATGCCGCAGAACAAGCCCTCTTCCGCCGCCAGGCTGCGCGCCATGCGCTCTGCCACGCCCTGGCTCACGTATTCGACCTGGTCGACGCGGCTCTTGTCGTAGATTTTCGGCAAATATGCTTCCGGCCATTTGCGGATGCCGGGAATCTGCGAGCCTTCCTCGGGCTGCGCGCCGATGATCTGGATGGCGGGATTCTGTTCCTTCAGGTAGCGCGACACGCCCATGATGGTGCCCGTCGTGCCCATGGCGCTGACGAAGTGCGTGACGCGCCCGTCCGTGTCGCGCCAGATTTCCGGCCCCGTCGTTTCATAGTGGGCGCGCGAATTGTCTTCATTGGCGAACTGGTCGAGGATCACGCCGCGGCCATCCTTCTGCATCTGCTCGGCCAGGTCGCGCGCATATTCCATGCCGCCCGTCTTCGGCGTCAATAAAATGTCGGCGCCGTAGGCGGCCATGCTCTGGCGGCGCTCCACGCTGAGGTTATCCGGCATCAGCAACAGCATCTTGTAACCGCGCAAGGCGGCAGCCATGGCCAGCGCAATGCCGGTATTGCCGCTGGTGGCCTCGATCAGGGTATCGCCCGGCTTGATGACGCCGCGTTCTTCAGCGCGCTTGAGCATGGACATGGCGGCGCGGTCCTTCACGGAGCCGGCCGGGTTGTTGCCTTCCAGCTTGCCCAAGATGACGTTATTGCGCGCGATCGCATCGGCGCCCGGCAAGCGCGTCAGCTGCACCAGCGGGGTATTGCCTATCGTATCTTCCAGTGTCTTGTAAGCCATCGTGTCTGTTTGAGTAATTTCAACAAAGACCCATTCTAATATGAGATGCTGGACGGCGTACGGCTAAAAACCGCTGCCCCGCCAGGCAGGCCGCGTTGCGACCGCCCTGGCGCCAGGCCGCATGGCGCCTTGCTTTGCAGCAGTTACGGGCGAGGCCATGCGGCTTCCCAGCGCCCCGGGCGCGCATGCGCTAGACTCGTGGCGGTTAGTTATTTTAGTAATTTGCTTATTCAATCAATGGATTAGTCATGGCCAGCACCACACCCGAATTCATCCCCGAAACCACGCAGGACGATCCCGTCCAGGCCAGCAGCCTCGATATCCAGGGCCGCATGCACCAGATTTCCCCCGTCTTCACCGAAGCGGAACTGCGCCGATTGCAACGCTATGGCAAGGTCTGCCACTACGCCGGCGGCGCCACCCTGTTCGAGGCGGGCAGCAGCAGCTTCGGCATGCTGGTCATCCTGTCGGGCAACGTGGCCGTCACGCGCCATGAAGGACTGGGCCGCACCTCGCTGATGCGCGAAATCGGCCCCGGCCACTTCATCGCCGAAGTGGCGCAGCTGTCGGGCCGCCCCGCCCTCGTCAACGGCCATGCCGTGGGCGACGTGGAGGTGCTCGTGATCAGCTCGGAATCCTTGCGCGCGCTGATCGTGGCGGAAGCGGAAATGGGCGAGCGCATCGTGCGCGCCCTGATCCTGCGCCGCGTGGCGCTGATCGAAGTCAATTCGGGCGGCCCCGTGCTGGTGGGACCGCGCGGCAATGGCAATCTGTTCCAGCTGCAAAGCTTCTTGTCGAGCAATGGCCATCCGCACACGGTGCTCGACCCGGCCAGCGATGCGGCCGCCGCCGCGCTGGCCGAGCGCTACCAGCCCGCGCCGCAGGAGTGGCCGCTGGTGGTGTGTCCCGACGGCAAGGTCATGAAGAATCCGGGCAATGCGGAACTGGGGCGCTGCCTGGGCATGCTGCCCGATTTATCCGGCGACAAGATTTTCGACGTGCTCGTGGTGGGCGCCGGCCCGGCCGGCCTGGCGACGGCCGTGTATGCGGCCTCGGAAGGCTTGTCCGTGCTGGCCCTGGAACAGCGCGCGTATGGCGGCCAGGCGGGCGCCAGCGCGCGCATCGAAAATTACCTGGGCTTCCCAACGGGAATCTCCGGCCGCGCGCTGGCCGGGCGCGCCTACGTGCAGGCGCAAAAGTTCGGCGTCGAGATCGCCACGCCGGCCAGCGCCGCCAACCTGCTGTGCGACAGCTGGCCGCTGCGCGTGACCCTGTGCGACGGCACCCAGGTGCGCGCCCGCACGGTGGTGCTGTCGTGCGGCGCGCGCTACCGCCGCCCGTCGCTGGCGAACCTGAAAACCTACGAGGGACGGGGCGTGTATTACTGGGCCTCGCCCATCGAGGCCAAGCTGTGCCGGCAGGAAGAGATCATTCTGGTCGGCGGCGGCAACTCGGCCGGCCAGGCGGCCGTGTTCCTCTCCGGCCACGCGGCCAGAGTCCACATGG is a window of Janthinobacterium sp. 1_2014MBL_MicDiv DNA encoding:
- the cysM gene encoding cysteine synthase CysM — encoded protein: MAYKTLEDTIGNTPLVQLTRLPGADAIARNNVILGKLEGNNPAGSVKDRAAMSMLKRAEERGVIKPGDTLIEATSGNTGIALAMAAALRGYKMLLLMPDNLSVERRQSMAAYGADILLTPKTGGMEYARDLAEQMQKDGRGVILDQFANEDNSRAHYETTGPEIWRDTDGRVTHFVSAMGTTGTIMGVSRYLKEQNPAIQIIGAQPEEGSQIPGIRKWPEAYLPKIYDKSRVDQVEYVSQGVAERMARSLAAEEGLFCGISAAGACEIALRISQTVENATIVFVVCDRGDRYLSTGVFPA
- a CDS encoding FAD-dependent oxidoreductase, whose translation is MASTTPEFIPETTQDDPVQASSLDIQGRMHQISPVFTEAELRRLQRYGKVCHYAGGATLFEAGSSSFGMLVILSGNVAVTRHEGLGRTSLMREIGPGHFIAEVAQLSGRPALVNGHAVGDVEVLVISSESLRALIVAEAEMGERIVRALILRRVALIEVNSGGPVLVGPRGNGNLFQLQSFLSSNGHPHTVLDPASDAAAAALAERYQPAPQEWPLVVCPDGKVMKNPGNAELGRCLGMLPDLSGDKIFDVLVVGAGPAGLATAVYAASEGLSVLALEQRAYGGQAGASARIENYLGFPTGISGRALAGRAYVQAQKFGVEIATPASAANLLCDSWPLRVTLCDGTQVRARTVVLSCGARYRRPSLANLKTYEGRGVYYWASPIEAKLCRQEEIILVGGGNSAGQAAVFLSGHAARVHMVIRGEGLAASMSSYLIERIAATPNITLHTHTEIIALEGDEDGLTGARWRNNASGEECDCAVRRVFLFVGADPNTDWLHDCAVAVDEQGFIRTGFDVTRAECRAHGHAAQLFNPPPDLPERAALETSVPGVFAIGDVRAGSTKRVAAAVGEGAAVVSQIHGFLARLPAGAV